From a single Sphingomonas sp. IW22 genomic region:
- a CDS encoding response regulator, with protein MNTPLTMQTDTVLVVDDTPESLRFLTDTLESAGISVLIATSGDAALALIDHLVPDLILMDALMPGMDGFEATRAIKAHPGGAGVPIIFMTGLTESEHVVRALEAGGIDYVRKPIVVEELLARVHVHMNNARQTQGSHFALDATGRNLIAIDASARITWATPAAERLILSLEPGWSRVEGRQPALLAPLIGRLMQDDVPAGQSLRLETGGGEAIELIAVGRRRQNELLVRLNHLDPQADIARLQQGFSLTQREAEVLLWISYGKPNRVISEILSISPRTVNKHLEQIFEKLGVETRAAAAAFAVRVIAQ; from the coding sequence ATGAACACACCGCTGACCATGCAGACCGACACCGTGCTCGTCGTCGACGACACCCCCGAATCGCTGCGATTCCTGACTGACACGCTCGAATCCGCCGGTATTTCGGTGCTGATCGCCACCAGCGGCGATGCGGCGCTGGCACTGATCGACCATCTGGTGCCCGACCTGATTCTGATGGACGCGCTGATGCCCGGCATGGACGGGTTCGAGGCGACGCGCGCGATCAAGGCGCATCCCGGCGGCGCGGGCGTGCCGATCATCTTCATGACCGGGCTGACCGAAAGCGAGCATGTGGTGCGCGCGCTGGAGGCAGGGGGCATCGATTATGTCCGCAAACCGATTGTGGTCGAGGAGTTGCTGGCGCGCGTTCACGTCCACATGAACAACGCGCGCCAGACGCAGGGCAGCCATTTCGCGCTGGACGCCACGGGCCGCAACCTGATCGCAATCGACGCATCGGCACGCATCACCTGGGCCACCCCGGCGGCGGAACGGCTGATCCTGTCGCTCGAACCCGGCTGGTCGCGGGTCGAGGGCCGGCAGCCCGCGCTTCTGGCGCCACTGATCGGGCGGTTGATGCAGGACGATGTGCCCGCTGGCCAGTCGCTGCGGCTGGAGACGGGCGGCGGTGAGGCGATCGAGCTGATCGCAGTGGGGCGCAGGCGGCAGAATGAGCTGCTGGTGCGGCTGAACCATCTGGACCCGCAAGCCGACATCGCGCGGCTGCAACAGGGTTTCAGCCTGACCCAGCGAGAGGCTGAGGTGCTGTTGTGGATCAGCTATGGCAAACCCAACCGCGTCATCAGCGAAATCCTGTCGATCAGCCCGCGCACGGTGAACAAGCACCTGGAACAGATTTTCGAGAAACTGGGCGTCGAAACCCGCGCCGCCGCCGCCGCGTTCGCGGTGCGGGTAATTGCGCAATAG
- a CDS encoding ATP-binding protein — protein MNATDYLREKRLYNKWAASQTMEDYALRYTADGGRRWSAGQVANTAIGATAFLACEAIGAAITLTYGFANSVAAIGAAVVLMFVLGLPIALQAARGGLDIDLLTRGAGFGYLGSTVTSLIYASFTFLLFSVEGMIMAGALTAATGMPLWVAYLVSALAVIPIALYGMSAISRFQAATQGLWIVLQLAPLAYILWLGPAALGEWARFPGLFGDSGGLNLLYFGFAFSTLLSLLPQIGEQADYLRFLPARARIGRWKWWTAMLAGGPGWTLIGGIKLLLGSWLAHRLIVSGATPADASSPAMMFHWVYTAMSGQPGIALIATTVFVVICQLKINVTNAYAGSIAWSNFFSRLTHHHPGRVVWLVFNVVLALMLMEIGIFDTIEAILILYATLASGWIGALAADLMISKPLKLSPPGIEFKRAHLYDINPVGLGAMLLSIAVSAAAHLDLFGPIARAFAPAIGLAVAFTVAPVLALATHGRYYIARRTHWSPGEGERTCILCENKFQTADMAHCPMYAAPICSLCCTLEARCHDRCKRDSRATEQLARWLERAMPRTLARHVHTPVGHFVLVMTAITIVNVAVVGMLYWQFAAFTLTRGQVGSLFLALFIVLTLAGGVIGWIVVLAHQSRRAAMQESEHHVQQLMREIDAHVRTDAELQRAKEAAESANAAKSRYLVSVSHEIRSPLNSIYGYAQLMERGHDIAPTEAAKVIRRSAEHLTNLVEGLLDISQVESGVLRIASETVRLAPFLDQIANMFRPQAQAKGIAFDFERPPNLPDFVRTDQKRLRQILINLLSNAVKFTPAGSVRLRVTYRSQLATFEIADTGIGIAPGDAERIFSPFERGGNPEAQRQKGVGLGLSITQALVRIMGGDIAVDAEPGGGTRFTVRLMMGQVAGPVVDAPAPERVSGYEGRRRQILLIDDDEHQLAVLRGLLEPLDFEVFEASSGAAGLEIAAVEQPDIVLLDISMPGESGWDICRTLRDRMGPAVRIVMVSANAHEFNRGGDGYASHDRFLMKPVDLDALLDTLADQLDIRWTGEPAAPREPAAQTAPRIKLPAAALPILADIEQKAVIGHVRGIEASVRALETAAPVAAPLARTLLTYLDRFDLKGLIAAIRAAR, from the coding sequence ATGAACGCCACCGATTATCTGCGCGAAAAGCGGCTCTACAACAAATGGGCCGCCAGCCAGACGATGGAGGATTACGCGCTGCGCTATACCGCCGATGGCGGGCGGCGCTGGTCGGCGGGACAAGTGGCCAACACTGCGATCGGCGCCACGGCGTTCCTGGCGTGCGAAGCGATCGGCGCGGCGATCACGCTGACCTATGGCTTTGCCAACAGCGTGGCGGCGATCGGCGCGGCGGTCGTACTGATGTTCGTGCTGGGTCTGCCCATTGCTTTGCAAGCGGCGCGCGGCGGGCTCGACATCGACCTGCTGACGCGCGGCGCAGGCTTTGGCTATCTCGGCTCGACGGTCACGTCGCTGATCTATGCGTCCTTCACCTTCCTGCTGTTTTCGGTGGAAGGGATGATCATGGCGGGCGCGCTGACGGCGGCGACGGGAATGCCGCTATGGGTCGCCTATCTGGTCAGCGCACTCGCGGTCATCCCGATCGCCCTTTACGGGATGAGTGCGATCAGCCGGTTTCAGGCCGCCACGCAAGGGCTGTGGATCGTGCTGCAACTGGCGCCGCTTGCTTATATCCTGTGGCTTGGCCCTGCAGCGCTTGGCGAATGGGCGCGTTTTCCGGGCCTGTTCGGCGACAGCGGCGGACTGAACCTGCTGTATTTCGGCTTTGCCTTCTCGACCCTGTTGTCGCTGCTGCCGCAGATCGGGGAGCAGGCCGATTATCTGCGCTTCCTGCCCGCGCGCGCGCGGATCGGCCGGTGGAAATGGTGGACCGCGATGCTCGCGGGCGGTCCCGGCTGGACGCTGATCGGCGGGATCAAGCTGTTGCTCGGTTCCTGGCTGGCGCACCGGCTGATCGTCAGCGGCGCGACGCCGGCTGACGCGTCCAGCCCGGCGATGATGTTCCACTGGGTCTATACCGCCATGTCGGGGCAACCCGGCATCGCGCTGATCGCGACCACGGTGTTCGTCGTTATCTGTCAGCTTAAAATCAACGTCACCAATGCCTATGCCGGGTCGATCGCCTGGTCGAACTTCTTTTCGCGGCTGACCCACCACCATCCGGGGCGCGTGGTGTGGCTGGTGTTCAACGTCGTGCTGGCGCTGATGCTGATGGAAATCGGCATTTTCGACACGATCGAGGCGATCCTGATCCTGTACGCCACGCTGGCGTCGGGCTGGATCGGCGCGCTGGCGGCGGACCTGATGATTTCCAAGCCGCTTAAGCTGTCGCCGCCGGGCATCGAGTTCAAGCGGGCGCATCTGTACGACATCAATCCGGTCGGTCTGGGCGCGATGCTGTTGTCGATCGCGGTATCGGCTGCAGCGCATCTGGACCTGTTCGGCCCCATTGCGCGCGCCTTTGCCCCCGCGATCGGGCTGGCGGTTGCGTTCACCGTTGCGCCGGTGCTCGCGCTGGCGACGCATGGCCGCTATTACATTGCGCGTCGCACCCACTGGTCGCCGGGCGAGGGCGAGCGGACGTGCATTCTTTGCGAGAACAAGTTTCAAACCGCCGATATGGCCCATTGCCCGATGTATGCCGCGCCGATCTGTTCGCTCTGCTGCACGCTGGAGGCGCGCTGCCACGACCGGTGCAAGCGCGACAGCCGCGCGACGGAACAGCTTGCCCGCTGGCTGGAACGCGCCATGCCGCGCACGCTGGCCCGCCACGTGCACACCCCGGTCGGCCATTTCGTTCTGGTGATGACCGCCATAACCATCGTCAACGTCGCGGTGGTGGGCATGCTGTACTGGCAATTCGCCGCCTTCACCCTGACACGCGGACAGGTCGGCAGCCTGTTCCTGGCGCTGTTCATCGTGCTGACGCTGGCGGGGGGCGTCATCGGCTGGATCGTGGTGCTGGCGCATCAAAGCCGCCGCGCGGCGATGCAGGAAAGCGAGCATCACGTGCAGCAACTGATGCGCGAGATCGACGCGCACGTCCGCACCGATGCCGAACTGCAACGCGCCAAGGAAGCCGCCGAAAGCGCCAACGCTGCCAAGAGCCGCTATCTGGTCAGCGTCAGCCACGAGATCCGTTCGCCCCTGAACTCGATCTATGGCTATGCCCAGTTGATGGAGCGCGGGCACGACATTGCCCCGACCGAAGCGGCAAAGGTCATTCGCCGCAGTGCCGAGCATCTGACCAACCTGGTCGAAGGGCTGCTGGATATCTCGCAGGTCGAAAGCGGGGTGTTGCGGATCGCCAGCGAAACGGTGCGGCTGGCCCCGTTTCTCGATCAGATCGCCAACATGTTCCGCCCCCAGGCCCAGGCAAAGGGGATCGCATTCGATTTCGAACGCCCCCCCAACCTGCCCGATTTCGTGCGAACCGACCAGAAACGGCTGCGCCAGATCCTGATCAACCTATTGTCGAACGCGGTGAAGTTCACGCCCGCCGGGTCGGTGCGGCTGCGCGTCACCTATCGCAGCCAACTGGCCACATTCGAGATCGCGGATACCGGCATCGGCATCGCGCCGGGGGATGCGGAGCGCATCTTTTCCCCCTTCGAACGCGGCGGCAATCCGGAGGCGCAGCGGCAGAAGGGCGTCGGCCTTGGCCTGTCGATCACCCAGGCGCTGGTGCGGATCATGGGCGGCGACATCGCGGTCGATGCCGAACCGGGCGGCGGCACGCGCTTTACCGTGCGGCTGATGATGGGTCAGGTGGCCGGTCCCGTCGTCGACGCGCCCGCGCCCGAACGCGTATCGGGTTATGAAGGACGGCGGCGCCAGATCCTGCTGATCGACGATGACGAACATCAGCTGGCCGTGCTGCGCGGGTTGCTGGAGCCGCTGGATTTCGAGGTGTTCGAAGCATCCAGCGGGGCCGCGGGGCTGGAAATCGCCGCGGTCGAGCAACCCGATATCGTGCTGCTCGACATCTCCATGCCCGGCGAATCGGGGTGGGACATCTGCCGCACATTGCGCGACCGCATGGGTCCGGCGGTCCGCATCGTTATGGTTTCCGCCAACGCGCATGAATTCAATCGCGGCGGCGATGGCTATGCGTCCCATGACCGATTCCTGATGAAACCGGTCGATCTGGACGCGCTGCTCGATACGCTGGCCGACCAGCTCGACATACGCTGGACCGGCGAGCCGGCCGCCCCGCGCGAACCCGCCGCTCAGACCGCGCCGCGCATCAAGCTGCCCGCCGCCGCGTTGCCGATCCTTGCCGATATCGAGCAAAAGGCCGTGATCGGCCATGTTCGCGGGATCGAAGCCAGTGTACGCGCCTTGGAAACCGCCGCCCCCGTCGCCGCGCCACTGGCCCGCACGCTTTTGACTTATCTGGACCGGTTCGACCTGAAGGGGTTGATCGCGGCAATACGGGCCGCACGATGA
- the ureG gene encoding urease accessory protein UreG yields the protein MTSTNGPLRIGIGGPVGSGKTALTDRLCKTMRDAYNVAAITNDIYTREDAEFLTRSGALTPDRIMGVETGGCPHTAIREDASMNLAAVDTMARRFPGLELIFIESGGDNLAATFSPELADITIYVIDVSAGDKIPRKGGPGITRSDLLVINKIDLAPLVGASLDVMDRDARKMRGERPFVFSNLKVDHGLSTIIDFIVETGGLPRRPI from the coding sequence GTGACTTCGACCAACGGACCGCTTCGTATCGGCATTGGTGGCCCCGTGGGGTCGGGCAAGACGGCGCTGACCGACCGGCTGTGCAAGACAATGCGCGATGCATACAACGTCGCCGCGATCACCAACGACATCTACACGCGTGAGGATGCGGAGTTTCTGACGCGATCGGGTGCGCTGACGCCCGACCGGATCATGGGGGTCGAAACCGGCGGCTGCCCGCACACGGCGATCCGGGAAGATGCCAGCATGAACCTGGCCGCCGTCGACACCATGGCACGGCGCTTTCCGGGGCTGGAGCTGATCTTTATCGAAAGCGGCGGCGACAATCTGGCCGCGACGTTCAGCCCCGAACTGGCCGACATCACCATTTACGTGATCGACGTGTCGGCCGGCGACAAAATCCCGCGCAAGGGTGGTCCGGGCATCACGCGTTCCGATCTGCTGGTCATCAACAAGATCGATCTGGCGCCGCTGGTGGGCGCCAGCCTGGACGTGATGGACCGCGACGCGCGCAAGATGCGGGGCGAACGGCCGTTCGTGTTCAGCAACCTGAAGGTCGATCACGGCCTGTCGACCATCATCGACTTTATCGTCGAAACCGGCGGCCTTCCCCGCCGCCCGATATGA
- a CDS encoding urease accessory protein UreF — MAIRTGMAMTTPIRTATTPMLTEGALHRLLAWTSPGYPVGGFTYSHGLETAVEDGRVRTGGDVADYVEAVLTRGGGWVDAVLFVHGWRAAGDPAAFDALADLAAAFRGSSETALESHQQGRSFLSITRAAWPHPALDAFAERRGDRPIAHAAAMALASAAHGLPLAPALHGWLHSTAANLVSAGVRLVPLGQTDGQRALTRLAGALPAIADRAMATPLDDLGTASPLLELASIAHETLYTRLFRS; from the coding sequence ATGGCCATTCGCACGGGCATGGCGATGACCACGCCCATTCGCACCGCCACCACGCCCATGCTCACTGAAGGCGCACTTCACCGGCTGCTGGCATGGACATCCCCCGGCTATCCGGTCGGCGGCTTCACCTATAGCCACGGTCTGGAAACCGCGGTGGAGGACGGGCGCGTCCGCACCGGCGGCGACGTGGCCGATTATGTGGAAGCGGTGCTGACGCGCGGCGGCGGCTGGGTCGACGCGGTGCTGTTCGTCCATGGCTGGCGTGCGGCGGGCGATCCGGCGGCGTTCGACGCGCTGGCCGATCTGGCCGCCGCCTTTCGCGGCAGCAGCGAAACCGCGCTGGAAAGCCACCAGCAGGGGCGGTCCTTCCTCTCGATCACCCGCGCCGCATGGCCGCACCCGGCGCTGGACGCCTTTGCCGAACGGCGCGGGGACCGGCCCATCGCCCATGCCGCCGCGATGGCGCTGGCCAGCGCCGCGCACGGCCTGCCGCTCGCCCCCGCGCTACATGGCTGGCTGCATTCGACCGCCGCGAACCTTGTCTCGGCAGGCGTGCGGCTGGTGCCGCTGGGCCAGACCGACGGCCAGCGCGCGCTGACCCGGCTGGCCGGCGCCCTGCCCGCCATTGCCGACCGCGCGATGGCGACGCCGCTCGACGACCTCGGCACCGCATCGCCCCTGCTCGAGCTTGCCTCGATCGCCCACGAAACCCTCTACACAAGGCTTTTTCGATCGTGA
- the ureE gene encoding urease accessory protein UreE — translation MPVAATILNAGHWDAATACDTISLDHDARHRRRFNFVAAGGVAFLLDLPRATVLMDGDGLLLDDGRIVAVRAAPEPLMEVRAPSPAAMLRLAWHIGNRHLPAELNGGVIRLRRDHVIRDMLVGLGAEVLDIDAPFIPEQGAYAGGGHGHSHGHGDDHAHSHRHHAHAH, via the coding sequence ATGCCCGTTGCCGCCACCATCCTGAATGCCGGCCACTGGGACGCCGCCACCGCGTGCGACACGATCAGCCTGGACCATGACGCGCGTCATCGCCGCCGCTTCAACTTTGTCGCCGCCGGGGGTGTTGCTTTCCTCCTCGACCTGCCGCGCGCCACCGTGCTGATGGACGGCGACGGCCTGTTGCTGGACGACGGCCGCATCGTCGCGGTGCGTGCCGCCCCCGAACCGCTGATGGAGGTGCGCGCGCCCTCGCCCGCCGCGATGCTGCGGCTGGCGTGGCATATCGGCAACCGCCACCTGCCCGCCGAGCTGAACGGTGGCGTCATCCGGCTGCGGCGCGATCATGTCATTCGCGACATGCTGGTTGGGCTGGGGGCAGAGGTGTTGGACATCGACGCCCCGTTCATTCCCGAACAGGGCGCCTATGCCGGGGGTGGCCATGGCCATTCGCACGGGCATGGCGATGACCACGCCCATTCGCACCGCCACCACGCCCATGCTCACTGA
- the ureC gene encoding urease subunit alpha, producing MPVAIPRSVYASMFGPTTGDRVRLGDSSLFIRVESDRTIAGEEVKFGGGKVIRDGMGQGQMTRAEGAPDTVITNALILDHWGVVKADVAIRDGRIAAIGKAGNPDVQPGIDIPIGPGTEIIAGEGRILTAGAIDAHIHFICPQQVEEALNAGVTTMLGGGTGPAHGTLATTCTPGAWHIGRMLQALETMPMNFGLFGKGNASRPDALVEMVRAGACGLKLHEDWGTTPASIDCCLRVADDMDVQVTLHTDTLNEAGFVESTIAAFAGRTIHSFHTEGAGGGHAPDIIKLAGLANVLPSSTNPTRPYTVNTIEEHLDMLMVCHHLDPRIAEDVAFADSRIRKETIAAEDILHDLGAFSMMSSDSQAMGRVGETIIRCWQTADKMKRQRGALGPDDGDADNFRARRYIAKYTINPAIAHGISHIVGSVEVGKLADLVLWSPAFFAVKPDLVIKGGSIAAAPMGDPNASIPTPQPVHYRPMFGALGRAGALSAVHFVSAAGVEDGVGDRLNLARPLEAVRNTRGGIGKHSMVLNDAMPAIEVDPETYEVRADGELLTCEPADVLPFAQRYFLF from the coding sequence ATGCCGGTCGCGATCCCCCGTTCGGTCTATGCCAGCATGTTCGGCCCGACGACGGGCGACCGGGTACGGCTGGGCGATTCGTCGCTGTTCATCCGCGTCGAATCCGACCGCACGATCGCGGGTGAGGAAGTGAAGTTCGGCGGCGGCAAGGTCATTCGCGACGGCATGGGCCAAGGCCAGATGACCCGTGCCGAAGGGGCGCCCGACACCGTCATCACCAACGCGCTGATCCTCGACCATTGGGGCGTGGTAAAGGCCGACGTGGCGATCCGCGACGGGCGCATCGCCGCGATCGGCAAGGCGGGCAATCCCGACGTTCAGCCCGGCATCGACATTCCCATCGGCCCGGGGACCGAGATCATCGCGGGCGAGGGGCGCATCCTGACGGCCGGCGCGATCGACGCGCATATCCACTTCATCTGCCCGCAACAGGTGGAGGAGGCACTGAACGCGGGCGTCACCACCATGCTGGGCGGCGGCACCGGCCCGGCGCATGGCACGCTGGCCACCACCTGCACGCCCGGCGCCTGGCATATCGGGCGGATGCTTCAGGCGCTGGAGACCATGCCGATGAATTTCGGCCTGTTCGGCAAGGGCAATGCCAGCCGCCCCGACGCGCTGGTCGAAATGGTCCGCGCGGGCGCCTGCGGCCTGAAACTGCACGAGGATTGGGGCACCACCCCGGCCAGCATCGATTGCTGCCTGCGCGTGGCGGACGACATGGACGTGCAGGTGACGCTCCACACCGACACACTGAACGAGGCGGGCTTCGTCGAAAGCACCATCGCGGCGTTCGCGGGGCGCACCATCCATTCCTTCCATACCGAAGGGGCAGGCGGCGGGCACGCACCCGACATCATCAAGCTGGCAGGGCTGGCCAATGTCCTGCCATCCTCGACCAACCCGACACGCCCCTACACCGTCAACACCATCGAAGAGCATCTCGACATGCTGATGGTGTGCCATCACCTCGACCCGCGCATTGCGGAGGACGTCGCCTTTGCCGACAGCCGCATCCGCAAGGAAACGATCGCGGCCGAAGACATCCTGCACGACCTTGGCGCCTTTTCGATGATGTCGTCGGACAGTCAGGCGATGGGCCGGGTGGGGGAGACGATCATCCGCTGCTGGCAGACCGCCGACAAGATGAAGCGGCAGCGCGGCGCACTTGGCCCCGATGATGGCGACGCCGACAATTTCCGCGCCCGGCGCTATATCGCCAAATACACGATCAACCCCGCCATCGCGCACGGCATCTCGCACATCGTCGGGTCGGTGGAGGTCGGCAAGCTGGCTGATCTGGTGCTGTGGTCGCCCGCCTTTTTCGCGGTGAAGCCCGATCTGGTCATCAAGGGCGGCAGCATCGCCGCCGCGCCGATGGGCGATCCCAATGCCAGCATCCCGACGCCGCAACCCGTTCACTACCGCCCGATGTTCGGCGCGCTGGGCCGGGCGGGCGCGCTGTCGGCGGTGCATTTCGTGTCCGCCGCCGGGGTGGAGGACGGCGTGGGCGACCGGCTTAACCTTGCCCGCCCGCTGGAGGCGGTTCGCAACACGCGCGGCGGCATCGGCAAGCATTCGATGGTGCTGAACGACGCCATGCCCGCGATCGAGGTCGATCCCGAAACCTATGAAGTGCGCGCCGATGGCGAGTTGCTGACCTGTGAGCCGGCGGACGTGCTGCCCTTTGCCCAACGCTATTTCCTGTTCTGA
- a CDS encoding urease subunit beta gives MIPGEVITLPGDIVLNEGRDAITLSVANSGDRPIQVGSHFHFAETNPALVFDRAAARGHRLDIAAGTAVRFEPGQVRDVALIPYAGARIVTGFRGDVMGPL, from the coding sequence ATGATTCCGGGGGAAGTCATCACGCTGCCCGGCGATATCGTCCTGAACGAGGGGCGCGACGCGATCACGCTGTCAGTGGCTAATTCGGGCGACCGCCCGATTCAGGTCGGCAGCCATTTCCATTTTGCCGAAACCAATCCCGCGCTGGTATTCGACCGCGCCGCCGCGCGTGGTCACCGCCTGGACATCGCCGCCGGGACCGCCGTTCGCTTCGAACCCGGTCAGGTGCGCGACGTGGCACTGATCCCCTATGCCGGCGCCCGCATCGTCACGGGCTTTCGCGGCGATGTGATGGGACCGCTCTGA